One genomic segment of Diceros bicornis minor isolate mBicDic1 chromosome 13, mDicBic1.mat.cur, whole genome shotgun sequence includes these proteins:
- the ZBTB17 gene encoding zinc finger and BTB domain-containing protein 17 isoform X3, with the protein MAAMDFPQHSQHVLEQLNQQRQLGLLCDCTFVVDGVDFKAHKAVLAACSEYFKMLFLDQKDVVHLDISNAAGGDKRAKEEKAAATMLSELDLAGSSPPTGPGREPKEERGGQAESTASGAEQTEKADAPRKPPPVELKPDPTSGMAAAEAEAALSESSEQEMEVEPARKGEEREEEGAAPAVVKEEGPQLERGEAPEESEESASTDSGQELGAEARGLRSGTYGDRTESKAYGSVIHKCEDCGKEFTHTGNFKRHIRIHTGEKPFSCRECNKAFSDPAACKAHEKTHSPLKPYGCEECGKSYRLISLLNLHKKRHSGEARYRCEDCGKLFTTSGNLKRHQLVHSGEKPYQCDYCGRSFSDPTSKMRHLETHDTDKEHKCPHCDKKFNQVGNLKAHLKIHIADGPLKCRECGKQFTTSGNLKRHLRIHSGEKPYVCIHCQRQFADPGALQRHVRIHTGEKPCQCVMCGKAFTQASSLIAHVRQHTGEKPYVCERCGKRFVQSSQLANHIRHHDNIRPHKCSVCSKAFVNVGDLSKHIIIHTGEKPYLCDKCGRGFNRVDNLRSHVKTVHQGKAGIKILEPEEGGEVSVVTVDDMVTLATEALAATAVTQLTVVPVGAAVTADETEVLKAEISKAVKQVQEEDPNTHILYACDSCGDKFLDANSLAQHVRIHTAQALVMFQTDADFYQQYGPGSTWPAGQVLQAGELVFRPRDGADGQPALAETPPTAPECPPPAE; encoded by the exons GAGGGGACAAAAGAGCCAAAGAGGAGAAGGCAGCTGCCACCATGCTGAGCGAGCTAGACCTGGCCGGAAGCAGTCCACCCACAGGCCCAGGCAGGGAGCCCAAAGAGGAGCGAGGTGGCCAGGCTGAGAGCACAGCCAGTG GTGCAGAGCAGACGGAGAAGGCCGATGCCCCCCGGAAGCCACCACCTGTGGAGCTCAAGCCCGACCCCACGAGTGGCATGGCTGCTGCTGAGGCCGAGGCTGCCTTGTCAGAGAGCTCAGAGCAAG AAATGGAAGTGGAGCCAGCCAggaaaggagaagagcgagagGAGGAGGGTGCTGCACCCGCTGTGGTCAAGGAAGAGGGGCCGCagctggagaggggagaggcCCCCGAGGAGAGCGAGGAGTCAGCGAGCACGGACTCGGGCCAGGAGCTTGGCGCTGAGGCCCGGGGTCTGCGCTCGGGCACCTACGGCGACCGCACGGAGTCCAAGGCCTACGGCTCTGTCATCCACAAGTGCGAG GACTGTGGAAAGGAGTTCACGCACACAGGCAACTTCAAGCGGCACATTCGCATCCACACGGGTGAGAAGCCCTTCTCGTGCCGGGAATGCAACAAGGCCTTCTCCGACCCGGCCGCGTGCAAGGCGCACGAGAAGACTCACAG CCCGCTGAAGCCCTACGGCTGCGAGGAGTGTGGCAAGAGCTACCGGCTCATCAGCCTGCTGAACCTGCACAAGAAGCGGCACTCGGGCGAGGCGCGCTACCGCTGCGAGGACTGCGGCAAGCTCTTCACCACGTCTGGCAACCTCAAGCGGCACCAGCTGGTGCACAGCGGCGAGAAGCCCTACCAGTGCGACTACTGCGGCCGCTCCTTCTCCGACCCCACTTCCAAGATGCGCCACCTGGAGACGCACGACACCGACAAGGAGCACAAGTGCCCTCACTGCGACAAGAAGTTCAACCAG GTGGGGAATCTGAAGGCCCACCTGAAGATCCACATCGCAGATGGGCCCCTCAAGTGCCGAGAGTGTGGGAAGCAGTTCACCACCTcag GGAACCTTAAGCGGCACCTTCGGATCCACAGCGGTGAGAAGCCCTACGTGTGCATCCACTGCCAGCGACAGTTTGCCGACCCCGGCGCCCTGCAGCGGCACGTCCGTATCCACACGG GTGAGAAACCATGCCAGTGCGTGATGTGCGGCAAGGCCTTTACCCAGGCCAGCTCCCTCATCGCCCATGTGCGCCAGCACACTGGGGAGAAGCCCTACGTCTGTGAACGCTGTGGCAAGAG ATTCGTCCAATCCAGCCAGTTGGCCAATCACATTCGTCACCATGACAACATCCGCCCCCACAAGTGCAGCGTGTGCAGCAAGGCCTTCGTGAATGTGGGGGACCTGTCCAAGCACATCATCATCCACACTG GAGAGAAACCTTACCTGTGTGACAAGTGCGGTCGTGGCTTCAACCGGGTGGACAACCTGCGTTCCCACGTGAAGACCGTGCACCAGGGCAAGGCAGGCATCAAAATCCTGGAGCCAGAGGAGGGTGGTGAGGTCAGCGTAGTCACTGTTGATGACATGGTCACGCTGGCCACCGAGGCACTGGCAGCAACAGCTGTCACTCAGCTCACAG TGGTACCAGTGGGAGCCGCGGTGACCGCCGATGAGACAGAAGTACTTAAAGCCGAGATCAGCAAAGCTGTGAAGCAAGTgcaggaagaag ACCCCAACACCCACATCCTTTATGCCTGTGACTCCTGTGGGGACAAGTTCCTGGATGCCAACAGCCTGGCTCAGCACGTGCGGATCCACACGGCCCAGGCACTGGTCATGTTCCAGACAGATGCGGACTTCTACCAGCAGTACGGGCCAGGCAGCACGTGGCCGGCCGGGCAGGTGCTGCAGGCTGGGGAGCTGGTCTTCCGTCCTCGGGATGGGGCCGATGGCCAGCCCGCTCTGGCAGAGACGCCCCCCACAGCTCCTGAATGTCCACCGCCTGCCGAGTGA